The following proteins come from a genomic window of Synechococcus sp. BIOS-E4-1:
- a CDS encoding ABC transporter ATP-binding protein: MTTAPATVLELEQFRLRYPGSQAWTLDGLDLRLHPGERLALVGPSGCGKSTVARAALQLLPPGSSCEGELSLNGHDPRSLNLTDLRRLRGESVGLVFQDPMTRLNPLMTVGGHLIDTLRAHRPTMHETERLKRAEELLEQVGIGAARFRAYPHEFSGGMRQRLAIALAIALSPPLVIADEPTTSLDVAVAGQVMAALRALCQELGSALLLITHDLAMANRWCERMAVLDGGRVVEINRSDVVLTYPSSRVGQRLLAAARAREGGSTPEAPEAETVLAVQALRCWHNLGGPPWNPTWLKAVDGISFQLQAGETLGVVGGSGCGKSTLCRALMGLMPIRGGRVQLLGQDLLRLRGREARQARRTIQMVFQDPLACLNPAMSVLDAIVDPLRIHNLASPAAAREQGRQLLERVGLGPADRYQNRLPRQLSGGQQQRVAIARALALKPKVLICDESVSMLDAEIQAEVLALLRQLQQELGLAMIFITHDLSVAGGFCHRLIVLNKGHVVEEGPGDRLLHQPQAEITRTLVEACPRLPS; the protein is encoded by the coding sequence ATGACAACCGCGCCAGCGACTGTCCTGGAGCTCGAACAATTCAGGCTCCGTTACCCGGGAAGCCAGGCCTGGACTCTCGATGGACTTGACCTGCGTCTGCATCCCGGCGAACGCCTGGCCCTGGTTGGCCCCTCCGGCTGCGGCAAGAGCACAGTGGCCAGGGCAGCGCTGCAACTGCTGCCCCCGGGCAGCAGTTGCGAGGGAGAACTAAGCCTGAATGGTCACGATCCCCGCAGCCTCAACTTGACCGATCTGAGGAGATTGCGCGGCGAGTCGGTGGGACTGGTGTTTCAGGATCCGATGACACGCCTGAATCCACTGATGACCGTGGGCGGTCATCTGATCGACACCCTGCGTGCCCACAGGCCGACCATGCACGAGACAGAACGTCTCAAGCGGGCCGAGGAGCTGCTGGAGCAGGTGGGCATCGGCGCTGCTCGCTTCCGCGCCTACCCCCACGAGTTCAGCGGCGGCATGCGTCAGCGCCTGGCCATTGCCCTGGCCATCGCACTGAGCCCCCCTCTGGTGATCGCGGACGAACCCACCACCAGCCTGGATGTAGCCGTGGCTGGTCAGGTAATGGCTGCTCTGAGAGCGCTGTGCCAGGAACTGGGCAGCGCTCTGTTACTGATCACTCACGATCTGGCCATGGCCAATCGCTGGTGCGAACGCATGGCTGTACTGGACGGTGGACGGGTCGTGGAGATCAACCGAAGCGACGTGGTCCTGACCTATCCCAGCTCCAGGGTGGGACAACGGCTGCTTGCCGCTGCCCGAGCACGAGAGGGAGGAAGCACCCCTGAAGCACCCGAGGCTGAAACGGTGCTGGCTGTGCAGGCACTGCGCTGCTGGCACAACCTGGGCGGTCCACCCTGGAATCCAACCTGGCTGAAAGCGGTGGACGGCATCAGCTTCCAGTTGCAAGCCGGCGAAACCCTTGGAGTGGTGGGAGGATCCGGCTGCGGCAAAAGCACCCTCTGCCGTGCCCTGATGGGACTGATGCCGATTCGTGGTGGCAGGGTGCAGTTACTCGGTCAGGATCTGCTCAGGCTGCGGGGACGTGAAGCGCGCCAGGCGCGGCGAACCATTCAGATGGTGTTCCAGGACCCTCTGGCTTGTCTGAATCCAGCCATGTCGGTGCTGGATGCCATCGTCGATCCACTGCGGATCCACAATCTGGCGTCACCGGCAGCAGCTCGGGAACAAGGCCGCCAGCTGCTGGAACGCGTGGGTCTTGGACCAGCCGATCGTTACCAGAATCGGCTTCCCCGCCAGCTTTCCGGGGGCCAGCAGCAACGGGTGGCCATCGCCCGCGCTCTGGCGCTGAAACCGAAGGTGCTGATCTGTGATGAAAGTGTGAGCATGCTCGATGCCGAAATCCAGGCGGAGGTTCTGGCACTGCTTCGGCAGCTGCAGCAGGAGCTTGGACTGGCCATGATTTTCATCACCCATGACCTTTCAGTGGCCGGTGGCTTCTGCCATCGACTGATCGTGCTCAACAAAGGACACGTCGTGGAGGAGGGACCCGGAGACCGGCTGCTGCATCAACCGCAGGCCGAGATCACGCGAACACTGGTCGAAGCCTGTCCTCGATTGCCAAGTTGA